The Nocardioides zeae genome includes the window GGCCGAGCGCATCCAGCAGCTCGTAGGCGGAGCGGCCCTTGCCCGGCAGGCTCGCGGGGTCGACGCCCCACACCGCCGCGACGTGCGCCCGCGCCGCGGGGTCCTCGATGGAGCGGTAGCCGGGCAGCTGGTCGGCCTTCTGGCCGTGCTCGCGGCCGCCCTGGCCGTTGCCCTGGCCGGTGAGGCAGCCGTAGCCGGCGCCTTCGCGTCCCGGCATGCCGAGCGCGAGCGCGACGTTGATCCAGGCCAGCACGGTGTCGGAGCCCTGGCTGTGCTGCTCGACGCCGCGGGCGGTCAGCACGAGGACGCGCCCGCCGGCCCGGGCGGTGCCGATGAGCAGGTCGGCGAGGGCCCGCACCTCGGCGGCGGCGATGCCGGTGACGCGCTCGACCTGCTCGGGCCACCAGGTCGCGACCGACCGACGGACCTCGTCGAAGCCGGTGGTGCGGGCCGCGACGTACGCCTCGTCCACCGCGCCGGCCGCCACCACGAGGTGGAGGACGCCGAGGGCGAGCGCGAGGTCGGTGCCCGGCACCGGGGCGAGGTGGAGGTCGGACCGCTCCGCGGTCGGCGTACGCCGCGGATCGACCACGACGACCTGCCCGCCCCGGGCGCGCAAACGGTCGAGGTGGCGGGCCGCCGGAGGAGCGGTCTCGGCCAGGTTGGAGCCGGCGAGCACGAGCACGTCGGCCTTCTCGACGTCGGCCAGGGGGAAGGGCAGGCCGCGGTCGAGCCCCAGCGCCCGGAGGCCCGCCGAGGCGGCGGAGCTCATGCACCAGCGGCCGTTGTAGTCGATCTGGCTCGTGCCCAGCGCGACGCGGGCGAACTTGCCCAGCGCGTAGGCCTTCTCGTTGGTGAGTCCCCCCGCACCGAACACGGCGACGCCGTCGGCGCCGTGCTCGGTGCGGACCCGGGAGAGCTCGGAGGCGACGAGGTCGAGGGCCTCGTCCCAGGTGGCGGCCCGCAGCTCGCCGCGCGAGCCGTCGGCCGCGCGGTCCCGCACGAGCGGCGTGGTCAGGCGCTCGCGGTGGCCGCGCAGGCCGGCGCTCGTCCACCCCTTCCGGCACAGGGCGCCCTCGTTGACCGGGAACTCCGCCCACGGCCCGACCGTGAGGGCGCGGCCCTCCCGGCGGAGCGTCATGCCGCACTGCAGGGAGCAGTAGGGGCAGTGGGTGGTGGTCAACGGGGACTCCGGTTCTGTCGGGGCGGGGTCGGGGACGGGGGTGGATCAGACGTGCGCGGCGGTGCGGCCACGGCGGAGGTAGACGCCGTAGGTCACGGCGGCGCAGAGCACGTAGTAGGCCGCGAAGACCATGAACGCGCCCTTGGTGGCGGACAGTGGGTCGGCGACCCACGGTGCGCTGAAGGCGAGCGGGATGAGGAAGCCGCCGATCGCGCCGACGGCGCCGATGACGCCGAGCGCGGCGGAGGCCTGCTTGCCGGCGGCGGCCAGGGCACCGGTGCGCTCGGGGGTGCCGGCGGGCGTGGAGGCCTCGGCCCGGCGGCGCCAGATCGCCGGGATCATCTTGTAGGTCGAGCCGTTGCCGATGCCGGTGCAGGCGAAGACGAGCAGGAAGAAGCCGAGGAACAGCGGGAAGAGGCTCTCGTTCTCCGTCGCGATCGCCGGGTCGGCGGTCGGGTTGGGCGTGAGCTGGAAGACGGTCCAGAGCACCGCCAGCGTGCTCGCGGCGAGCCCGGCGAAGGCGGCCAGCGTGACCTTCGCGCCGCCGTACCGGTCGGCGAGCCAGCCACCCACGGGCCGCGCGACGGAGCCGACGCCGGCGCCGAGGAAGGCGTAGTAGGCGAAGTAGATGCCGGTGCCGAGCGGCGCGGGCTCCGGGACCCAGAAGTTGAGCTTGATGAGCAGCGGCATCGCGGCCGAGTAGCCGATGAACGAGCCGAACGTGCCGATGTAGAGCACCGACATGATCCAGGTGTGCGGCTCCTTGACGACCCGCAGCTGCTCGCGGGGCTTGGCGACCGCCGTGCCCAGGTTGTCCATCCACAGCCAGGCGGCGACGGTGGCCGCGACGGCGAGGCCCGCGTAGAGGAGCGCGGCACGCTCCAGGTGGATGCCGCCCTCGGACGCCGTCACCAGGCCGAAGATGCCGGCACCGCCGACGACGACGGGCAGCAGCAGCTGGATGAGCGCGACGCCGAGGTTGCCGCCCGCGGCGTTGAGGCCGAGCGCGGCGCCCTTCTTCGCGGTCGGGTAGAAGTAGTTGATGTTGGCCATCGAGCTGGCGAAGTTGCCGCCGCCGAAGCCGGCGGTGGCGGCGATGACGCAGAAGACCCAGTACGGCGTGCCCTCGTTCGTGACCGCCGCGGCGAAGCCGAGCGTCGGGACGAGCAGGAGCGCCGCCGAGACGATCGTCCAGTTGCGGCCGCCGAACAGCCCGACCGCGAAGGTGTAGGGGATGCGCAGCAGCGAGCCCACCAGGTTGGGGATCGCGACCAGCAGGAACAGCTGCTGCGGGGAGAACGCGAAGCCCATCGCCACCAGGTAGGCCGAGCTCACGCTCCAGATCAGCCACACCGAGAAGCCCAGGTGCTCCGCGAAGATGGACCAGAGGAGGTTGCGGCGGGCGACGGGCTGGCCCGTCGTGGCCCAGAACTGCTCGTCCTCGGGGCGCCAGTCGTCGATCCAACGTCGCGTGCGGCGCTTGGTGCTCGTGGGGGTGCCCGTCACGGGCGGGGGAGCGATGGTGGTCACGGGAAGGAGCCTGGGTCGCGCGTGTTACGCCGACCGGGGTGCGTGTTTCACGCTCGCGTCACTTTTCGCTCACGGCCTCACAAGGCCGGGGCGGTGCGCCGGTCCGGGGAAGCGGATTTCGTCTGGCGCGCGGCGTCGGCTATGGTTTCCGGGTTGCTCGTTCAGGCGAGCGACGGGCGCCCGTAGCTCAACGGATAGAGCATCTGACTACGGATCAGAAGGTTTGGGGTTCGAATCCCTACGGGCGCGCAGCACGACGAGGCCGGCTCCTTCGGAGCCGGCCTCGTTGCATTTCACGTCCGTTCCGACGGTGGGGACGTGCCGGGCAACGGGCGCAACGGCGGGATGGACGGCCCGGTCGGTGCGCCCAATGCTCGACCCGGCCGACTTTCCTTGACCGGCGGTCTCCGGTGCCGATCCTTCGAGCGGACCGGGGGACCATGGTCGCTGGGCTGTTCGCACGTGCTGGCAGCTTGCGGAGTCCCGGGCCTTCCGACGAACGAAGGACTGCATCATGACTGGCATCGACGTACCGAGTGGGCCGCCGCCGTACGTGCCCCCAGCGCTTCCACCCGCATCCTTCAAGGCGTCGAACCGTCGACGTTCGGGCGGGATCCTCAGCGCGATCTCACTCGCTCTCGCCGCAGTTCTGCTGGTGGGTTCGTTGCTGGCCGCCAAGTGGGTCGTCGAGGAGGCGCCCGGGGGCCGGGCGTCGGGCTACCAGGACGTCGCCAGTACGTCGTCGTACGAGTTCTACGGCGGCGACGCCTACACGGGGATCCAGAACACCGCCGCGGACACGGAGCACACCGTCGCGAATGCGACCAACGCGTTGGGCGAGGTCGCTCGGGCTCAGGCCTCCGCCGCCAACGACAGATGGGAGCACCTGTGGGCCGCGCTCGCAATCCTGCTCGTGGTGATCGGCGCGGCGAATTTCGTGCTCTCCCTCCAGCGGTTCGCGGCGCATAGGGCGTCAGCGGCCGTCTGACCAGGAGTGTGCATCACCGACTGCGGAGCCGCGCGACCAGCGCGTCGAGCCAGCCGCCGACGTTGCGGCGGGCCTCGTGGGTGTCGGGGTAGCGGCACCGCAGGTGGAGGCCGGAGTCGTCGAGGACGAACCAGAGCATGACGCCGTCGGTGCGGATCGCGGCGCCGACGTACTGCGCCTCCAGGCCCACGGAGTCCACCCGCACGGGGAGGCGGCGGAGGTCGAGCCAGGAGATGGCGAACATCCCGGGTGCGGCCGGCATGCCGCCCCAGGGGGCCAGCACGTCGGCGAGGGGCCACGACCCGAGCCGTACCGCCTCCTTGACGGCGGCCGCGCACGCCCGGGGATCCGGGTCGGGGGACTCGATCACCGCGTTGGTGATGAACCAGCCGACGGAGTCGTGCCAGGTCGCGCCGCTCTCCGGGGTGGGCGTGCGGCTGTGCACCGGGAAGACGGCCCGGAGGGGCTCGCCCGCGAGGTCGCGGGTCACCTCCGTCATGGCCGCCACCACGAGGGCCAGCGTGGACACGCCGAGCTCGCGGGCGCGCGCGCCGATCGCGGCCGTGTCGTCGACGTCGAGCACGTCGCGCACCTCGACCCGCTCCGGGTGCTCCGACGCGACGTCCCCGAGGGGGAGGGGGAAGCAGGGCATCACGTCGCCGCAGGCGGCGAGGATCTCGGCCCACCGGTCGCGTACGTCGTCGGGCGCGGCCGGCCGGTCCTCGAGGGCCCGCGTGTGCTCGGCGAAGGCGGGGACGGTGGGGCGCTCGGTGCCGCTGCCGATCTCACCTCTCGCCTCGCCCGGGTTCAGTGCCCCGAGCAGGTCGCGGACGATGACCAGCATCGACCACATGTCCACGTGGGCGTGGTCGGCCCCGATGACCACGGTCGGACCGTCGGCGGTCTCGAGCACGCAGAGCCGGTGGGACGGCGCCCGGTAGGGCGAGCACGCTGCGTCGAGCACCTCGCGCAGCGCGTCGTTGACGGCCTGCCCGGGACCGATCTCGTGCTCGACCCAGGCGCCGGGGGCGAGGGCGACGTCGTGGAGCTCCGGTGCGTCACCCGGCCCGGGCCCGGGGGTGAAGGCCGAGCGGAGGGTGCCGTGGCGGGCGACCACCGTCATCCAGGCCGCGGCGAGCCGCTCGCGCTCCACGGGCCCCCGCAGGCGGAACGACAGCGCCATCCAGCTGCCCGCCCGGTCGCCGGCGCCGACGTGGCGCCCCTGGTCGAACGAGACGGGGAGTGCGGCGCCGCGCTCGCCGACGGTGACGTCGTACCCCCACAGGCGGCCGAACGGGAGTCGCAGGTGCGCCACGTTGGTCAGCCGCATGGCCGTACCCTAGGCGGACCCGCCCACCCCAGGAGCAGCCGTGCCGACGTTCGCCGTCCCCGGGGCCGAGCTCGACGTGGAGCTGAGCGACGAAGGGGGTCACCCCGTCGTGCAGCTCCACGGCCTCACCTCCAGCCGCCACCGTGACCGCCTGCTCGACCTCGACCTGGGGCGGGGGTTGAGCGGCACGCGGTTGCTCCGGTACGACGC containing:
- a CDS encoding peptide synthetase, which translates into the protein MRLTNVAHLRLPFGRLWGYDVTVGERGAALPVSFDQGRHVGAGDRAGSWMALSFRLRGPVERERLAAAWMTVVARHGTLRSAFTPGPGPGDAPELHDVALAPGAWVEHEIGPGQAVNDALREVLDAACSPYRAPSHRLCVLETADGPTVVIGADHAHVDMWSMLVIVRDLLGALNPGEARGEIGSGTERPTVPAFAEHTRALEDRPAAPDDVRDRWAEILAACGDVMPCFPLPLGDVASEHPERVEVRDVLDVDDTAAIGARARELGVSTLALVVAAMTEVTRDLAGEPLRAVFPVHSRTPTPESGATWHDSVGWFITNAVIESPDPDPRACAAAVKEAVRLGSWPLADVLAPWGGMPAAPGMFAISWLDLRRLPVRVDSVGLEAQYVGAAIRTDGVMLWFVLDDSGLHLRCRYPDTHEARRNVGGWLDALVARLRSR
- a CDS encoding MFS transporter produces the protein MTTIAPPPVTGTPTSTKRRTRRWIDDWRPEDEQFWATTGQPVARRNLLWSIFAEHLGFSVWLIWSVSSAYLVAMGFAFSPQQLFLLVAIPNLVGSLLRIPYTFAVGLFGGRNWTIVSAALLLVPTLGFAAAVTNEGTPYWVFCVIAATAGFGGGNFASSMANINYFYPTAKKGAALGLNAAGGNLGVALIQLLLPVVVGGAGIFGLVTASEGGIHLERAALLYAGLAVAATVAAWLWMDNLGTAVAKPREQLRVVKEPHTWIMSVLYIGTFGSFIGYSAAMPLLIKLNFWVPEPAPLGTGIYFAYYAFLGAGVGSVARPVGGWLADRYGGAKVTLAAFAGLAASTLAVLWTVFQLTPNPTADPAIATENESLFPLFLGFFLLVFACTGIGNGSTYKMIPAIWRRRAEASTPAGTPERTGALAAAGKQASAALGVIGAVGAIGGFLIPLAFSAPWVADPLSATKGAFMVFAAYYVLCAAVTYGVYLRRGRTAAHV
- a CDS encoding molybdopterin oxidoreductase family protein, with product MTTTHCPYCSLQCGMTLRREGRALTVGPWAEFPVNEGALCRKGWTSAGLRGHRERLTTPLVRDRAADGSRGELRAATWDEALDLVASELSRVRTEHGADGVAVFGAGGLTNEKAYALGKFARVALGTSQIDYNGRWCMSSAASAGLRALGLDRGLPFPLADVEKADVLVLAGSNLAETAPPAARHLDRLRARGGQVVVVDPRRTPTAERSDLHLAPVPGTDLALALGVLHLVVAAGAVDEAYVAARTTGFDEVRRSVATWWPEQVERVTGIAAAEVRALADLLIGTARAGGRVLVLTARGVEQHSQGSDTVLAWINVALALGMPGREGAGYGCLTGQGNGQGGREHGQKADQLPGYRSIEDPAARAHVAAVWGVDPASLPGKGRSAYELLDALGRPATDDQPAGPRAMLVLGSNIVVSAPNALHVTERLRSLDLLVVADLVLSETAALADVVLPVTQWAEETGTMTNLEGRVVLRQRAITPPAGVRTDLEVIAALAERLDAPSTFPADPEEVFAELGRASAGGPADYAGITYDRIRAEHGVFWPCPAPYADGTPHPGTPRLFADRFGHPDGRARFLVTTFRGAAEQPCDDFPLHLTTGRVLGQYQSGAQTRRVKDLPDTGPYVELHPLLARRLGTTDGEVLTVRTRRGAMRAPARVVETIRPDTVFVPFHWVGANRLTNDALDPASRMPEFKVCAAAVTA